A DNA window from Mastacembelus armatus chromosome 11, fMasArm1.2, whole genome shotgun sequence contains the following coding sequences:
- the LOC113126569 gene encoding uncharacterized protein LOC113126569 isoform X2, translating to MFAATPMINHVKAFPHKKLKAIFHFIFLQQQWKIEGGELIYSEVEVVSVVGLTCRSLTPHYHFRGRFLQIQNPFRINGLKIIKMMLDSSEVTPGSTHLVDELLHSIFFLGKINQVPFTPEEIIGQGMVERLSQQYPGPFQHYLDQVPKRSPFSCVMDMVVLQQGQEREEEIRQSLTKLVGNLKPKFLVSSTICVSWEQTSPARYYGVSLSTYGPTARNIVTAASCCSVWDDYVAGAVMTYYPANIQNEPNGAIRLPDNVRCQAFDIRSGSEKNPCLSCGNMFGLYTEETDEFPYGNCAETESVSNLLKREAEVRENTQLQSDAYTAENRQMAREQVRNILSELLQGLNINWDGNFYNPAV from the exons ATGTTCGCTGCAACCCCAATGATAAACCATGTTAAAGCGTTCCCTCACAAGAAACTGAAagctatttttcatttcatttttcttcagcAGCAATG GAAAATCGAAGGAGGTGAGTTGATTTATTCTGAAGTGGAAGTTGTCAGTGTTGTAGGTCTAACTTGTAGGTCCCTAACTCCTCATTATCATTTTAGAGGAAGGTTTCTGCAAATTCAAAATCCTTTCAGAATAAATGGTCTCAAGATTATTAAAATGATGCTGGATTCTTCTGAGGTGACTCCAGGAAGTACTCATTTGGTGGATGAG CTGCTCCACAGCATCTTCTTTCTGGGAAAGATCAACCAAGTCCCGTTCACTCCAGAGGAAATCATCGGTCAGGGCATGGTGGAAAGACTGAGTCAGCAGTACCCTGGGCCTTTTCAACACTATTTAGATCAAGTTCCCAAACGAAGTCCGTTCTCCTGTGTGATGGACATG GTCGTCCTGCAACAAGGacaagagagagaagaagaaatacgGCAGAGTCTGACTAAGCTTGTGGGAAATCTGAAACCAAAGTTTCTGGTCTCTTCCACCATCTGTGTCTCTTGGGAGCAGACAAGTCCAGCGAGGTATTATGGAGTGTCCTTGTCCACCTATGGTCCAACAGCCAGAAATATTGTGacagctgcttcctgttgtAGTGTTTGGGATGATTATGTAGCTGGTGCAGTGATGACCTATTACCCAGCTAACATCCAGAATGAACCCAATGGAGCCATTAGACTTCCAGATAATGTCAGGTGCCAGGCGTTTGATATCCGCAGTGGAAGTGAAAAGAATCCTTGTCTATCATGTGGAAATATGTTTGGTTTATacacagaggaaacagatgAGTTTCCCTATGGTAACTGTGCTGAAACAGAGAGTGTGAGCAATTTGTTAAAACGTGAGGCAGAAGTTAGAGAGAACACACAACTACAATCTGACGCATACACGGCTGAGAACAGGCAGATGGCTAGAGAGCAAGTGAGAAACATACTAAGCGAATTACTACAGGGTTTGAACATTAACTGGGATGGAAACTTCTACAACCCTGCAGTATAA
- the LOC113126569 gene encoding uncharacterized protein LOC113126569 isoform X1 produces MFAATPMINHVKAFPHKKLKAIFHFIFLQQQCRKIEGGELIYSEVEVVSVVGLTCRSLTPHYHFRGRFLQIQNPFRINGLKIIKMMLDSSEVTPGSTHLVDELLHSIFFLGKINQVPFTPEEIIGQGMVERLSQQYPGPFQHYLDQVPKRSPFSCVMDMVVLQQGQEREEEIRQSLTKLVGNLKPKFLVSSTICVSWEQTSPARYYGVSLSTYGPTARNIVTAASCCSVWDDYVAGAVMTYYPANIQNEPNGAIRLPDNVRCQAFDIRSGSEKNPCLSCGNMFGLYTEETDEFPYGNCAETESVSNLLKREAEVRENTQLQSDAYTAENRQMAREQVRNILSELLQGLNINWDGNFYNPAV; encoded by the exons ATGTTCGCTGCAACCCCAATGATAAACCATGTTAAAGCGTTCCCTCACAAGAAACTGAAagctatttttcatttcatttttcttcagcAGCAATG CAGGAAAATCGAAGGAGGTGAGTTGATTTATTCTGAAGTGGAAGTTGTCAGTGTTGTAGGTCTAACTTGTAGGTCCCTAACTCCTCATTATCATTTTAGAGGAAGGTTTCTGCAAATTCAAAATCCTTTCAGAATAAATGGTCTCAAGATTATTAAAATGATGCTGGATTCTTCTGAGGTGACTCCAGGAAGTACTCATTTGGTGGATGAG CTGCTCCACAGCATCTTCTTTCTGGGAAAGATCAACCAAGTCCCGTTCACTCCAGAGGAAATCATCGGTCAGGGCATGGTGGAAAGACTGAGTCAGCAGTACCCTGGGCCTTTTCAACACTATTTAGATCAAGTTCCCAAACGAAGTCCGTTCTCCTGTGTGATGGACATG GTCGTCCTGCAACAAGGacaagagagagaagaagaaatacgGCAGAGTCTGACTAAGCTTGTGGGAAATCTGAAACCAAAGTTTCTGGTCTCTTCCACCATCTGTGTCTCTTGGGAGCAGACAAGTCCAGCGAGGTATTATGGAGTGTCCTTGTCCACCTATGGTCCAACAGCCAGAAATATTGTGacagctgcttcctgttgtAGTGTTTGGGATGATTATGTAGCTGGTGCAGTGATGACCTATTACCCAGCTAACATCCAGAATGAACCCAATGGAGCCATTAGACTTCCAGATAATGTCAGGTGCCAGGCGTTTGATATCCGCAGTGGAAGTGAAAAGAATCCTTGTCTATCATGTGGAAATATGTTTGGTTTATacacagaggaaacagatgAGTTTCCCTATGGTAACTGTGCTGAAACAGAGAGTGTGAGCAATTTGTTAAAACGTGAGGCAGAAGTTAGAGAGAACACACAACTACAATCTGACGCATACACGGCTGAGAACAGGCAGATGGCTAGAGAGCAAGTGAGAAACATACTAAGCGAATTACTACAGGGTTTGAACATTAACTGGGATGGAAACTTCTACAACCCTGCAGTATAA
- the LOC113126569 gene encoding uncharacterized protein LOC113126569 isoform X4, whose translation MENRRRGRFLQIQNPFRINGLKIIKMMLDSSEVTPGSTHLVDELLHSIFFLGKINQVPFTPEEIIGQGMVERLSQQYPGPFQHYLDQVPKRSPFSCVMDMVVLQQGQEREEEIRQSLTKLVGNLKPKFLVSSTICVSWEQTSPARYYGVSLSTYGPTARNIVTAASCCSVWDDYVAGAVMTYYPANIQNEPNGAIRLPDNVRCQAFDIRSGSEKNPCLSCGNMFGLYTEETDEFPYGNCAETESVSNLLKREAEVRENTQLQSDAYTAENRQMAREQVRNILSELLQGLNINWDGNFYNPAV comes from the exons ATG GAAAATCGAAGGAG AGGAAGGTTTCTGCAAATTCAAAATCCTTTCAGAATAAATGGTCTCAAGATTATTAAAATGATGCTGGATTCTTCTGAGGTGACTCCAGGAAGTACTCATTTGGTGGATGAG CTGCTCCACAGCATCTTCTTTCTGGGAAAGATCAACCAAGTCCCGTTCACTCCAGAGGAAATCATCGGTCAGGGCATGGTGGAAAGACTGAGTCAGCAGTACCCTGGGCCTTTTCAACACTATTTAGATCAAGTTCCCAAACGAAGTCCGTTCTCCTGTGTGATGGACATG GTCGTCCTGCAACAAGGacaagagagagaagaagaaatacgGCAGAGTCTGACTAAGCTTGTGGGAAATCTGAAACCAAAGTTTCTGGTCTCTTCCACCATCTGTGTCTCTTGGGAGCAGACAAGTCCAGCGAGGTATTATGGAGTGTCCTTGTCCACCTATGGTCCAACAGCCAGAAATATTGTGacagctgcttcctgttgtAGTGTTTGGGATGATTATGTAGCTGGTGCAGTGATGACCTATTACCCAGCTAACATCCAGAATGAACCCAATGGAGCCATTAGACTTCCAGATAATGTCAGGTGCCAGGCGTTTGATATCCGCAGTGGAAGTGAAAAGAATCCTTGTCTATCATGTGGAAATATGTTTGGTTTATacacagaggaaacagatgAGTTTCCCTATGGTAACTGTGCTGAAACAGAGAGTGTGAGCAATTTGTTAAAACGTGAGGCAGAAGTTAGAGAGAACACACAACTACAATCTGACGCATACACGGCTGAGAACAGGCAGATGGCTAGAGAGCAAGTGAGAAACATACTAAGCGAATTACTACAGGGTTTGAACATTAACTGGGATGGAAACTTCTACAACCCTGCAGTATAA
- the LOC113126569 gene encoding uncharacterized protein LOC113126569 isoform X3 has translation MQENRRRGRFLQIQNPFRINGLKIIKMMLDSSEVTPGSTHLVDELLHSIFFLGKINQVPFTPEEIIGQGMVERLSQQYPGPFQHYLDQVPKRSPFSCVMDMVVLQQGQEREEEIRQSLTKLVGNLKPKFLVSSTICVSWEQTSPARYYGVSLSTYGPTARNIVTAASCCSVWDDYVAGAVMTYYPANIQNEPNGAIRLPDNVRCQAFDIRSGSEKNPCLSCGNMFGLYTEETDEFPYGNCAETESVSNLLKREAEVRENTQLQSDAYTAENRQMAREQVRNILSELLQGLNINWDGNFYNPAV, from the exons ATG CAGGAAAATCGAAGGAG AGGAAGGTTTCTGCAAATTCAAAATCCTTTCAGAATAAATGGTCTCAAGATTATTAAAATGATGCTGGATTCTTCTGAGGTGACTCCAGGAAGTACTCATTTGGTGGATGAG CTGCTCCACAGCATCTTCTTTCTGGGAAAGATCAACCAAGTCCCGTTCACTCCAGAGGAAATCATCGGTCAGGGCATGGTGGAAAGACTGAGTCAGCAGTACCCTGGGCCTTTTCAACACTATTTAGATCAAGTTCCCAAACGAAGTCCGTTCTCCTGTGTGATGGACATG GTCGTCCTGCAACAAGGacaagagagagaagaagaaatacgGCAGAGTCTGACTAAGCTTGTGGGAAATCTGAAACCAAAGTTTCTGGTCTCTTCCACCATCTGTGTCTCTTGGGAGCAGACAAGTCCAGCGAGGTATTATGGAGTGTCCTTGTCCACCTATGGTCCAACAGCCAGAAATATTGTGacagctgcttcctgttgtAGTGTTTGGGATGATTATGTAGCTGGTGCAGTGATGACCTATTACCCAGCTAACATCCAGAATGAACCCAATGGAGCCATTAGACTTCCAGATAATGTCAGGTGCCAGGCGTTTGATATCCGCAGTGGAAGTGAAAAGAATCCTTGTCTATCATGTGGAAATATGTTTGGTTTATacacagaggaaacagatgAGTTTCCCTATGGTAACTGTGCTGAAACAGAGAGTGTGAGCAATTTGTTAAAACGTGAGGCAGAAGTTAGAGAGAACACACAACTACAATCTGACGCATACACGGCTGAGAACAGGCAGATGGCTAGAGAGCAAGTGAGAAACATACTAAGCGAATTACTACAGGGTTTGAACATTAACTGGGATGGAAACTTCTACAACCCTGCAGTATAA